In the Urocitellus parryii isolate mUroPar1 chromosome 10, mUroPar1.hap1, whole genome shotgun sequence genome, one interval contains:
- the Npnt gene encoding nephronectin isoform X6, with product MNTFGSYKCYCLNGYMLMPDGSCSSALTCSMANCQYGCDVVKGQVRCQCPSPGLQLAPDGRTCVDVDECATGRVSCPRFRQCVNTFGSYICKCHKGFDLMYIGGKYQCHDIDECSLGQHQCSGFARCYNIHGSYKCKCKDGYHGDGFTCVYIPKVMIEPSGPIHVPKGNGTILKGDGGDNNWIPDVRSTRWPLKTPYIPPVITNRPTSKPTTRPTPKPIPQPTPPPLPLPTEFRTPPPPPTPERPPTRLTTAEPATSTSARGVTVDNRIQTDPQKPRGDVFIPRQPSNDLFEIFEIERGISADDEAKDDPGVLVHSCNFDHGLCGWIREKDNDLHWEPIRDPAGGQYLTVSAAKASGGKAARLVLPLGHLMHSGDLCLSFRHKVTGLHSGTLQVFVRKHGAHGAALWGRNGGHGWRQTQITLRGADVKSVIFKGEKRHGHTGEIGLDDVSLRKGHCSEQR from the exons ATGAACACTTTCGGCAGCTACAAGTGCTACTGTCTCAATGGATATATGCTTATGCCGGATGGGTCCTGCTCAA GTGCCCTAACATGCTCCATGGCAAACTGTCAGTATGGCTGCGATGTTGTTAAAGGGCAAGTCCGGTGCCAGTGCCCCTCCCCAGGTCTGCAGCTGGCTCCTGACGGGAGGACCTGTGTGG ATGTCGATGAATGTGCTACTGGAAGAGTCTCCTGCCCTAGATTTAGACAGTGTGTCAATACTTTTGGGAGTTACATCTGCAAGTGTCATAAAGGCTTCGACCTCATGTACATTGGAGGCAAATACCAATGTCACG ATATAGATGAATGCTCCCTTGGACAGCATCAGTGCAGTGGCTTTGCTCGATGTTACAACATTCATGGGTCCTACAAGTGTAAATGTAAAGATGGATACCATGGTGATGGATTCACTTGTGTCT ATATCCCCAAAGTCATGATTGAGCCTTCAGGTCCAATTCATGTACCAAAGGGAAATGGTACCATTTTAAAGGGTGATGGAGGAGATAATAATTGGATTCCTGATGTCAGAAGTACTAGGTGGCCTCTGAAGACACCATATATTCCTCCTGTCATTACCAACAGGCCTACTTCTAAGCCAACAACAAGACCTACACCAAAGCCAATACCACAGCCCACTCCTCCACCACTACCCCTGCCAACAGAGTTCAGaacacctccacctccacccacccCAGAAAGGCCACCTACCAGACTGACAACTGCAGAACCTGCTACAAGCACCTCTGCAAGAGGAGTTACAGTTGACAACAGGATACAGACAGATCCTCAGAAACCCAGAGGAGATGTGTTCA TTCCACGGCAGCCTTCAAATGACttgtttgaaatatttgaaatagaaaGAGGAATCAGTGCAGATGATGAAGCAAAGGATGATCCAG GTGTTCTGGTACACAGTTGTAATTTTGACCATGGACTTTGTGGCTGGATCAGGGAAAAAGACAATGACTTACACTGGGAACCAATCAGGGACCCAGCAG GTGGACAATATCTGACAGTATCGGCAGCCAAAGCCTCAGGGGGAAAAGCCGCTCGCTTGGTGCTACCTCTCGGCCACCTCATGCATTCAGGGGACCTGTGTCTGTCATTCAGGCACAAGGTGACTGGGCTGCACTCAGGCACACTCCAGGTGTTTGTGAGAAAACACGGTGCCCACGGAGCAGCCCTGTGGGGAAGAAATGGTGGCCATGGCTGGAGGCAAACACAGATCACCTTGCGAGGGGCTGACGTCAAGAGC GTCATCTTCAAAGGTGAAAAAAGGCATGGTCACACTGGGGAGATTGGATTGGATGATGTGAGCTTGAGAAAAGGCCACTGCTCTGAACAACGCTAA